The following are from one region of the Candidatus Hydrogenedentota bacterium genome:
- a CDS encoding transglutaminase-like domain-containing protein, with protein sequence MKRLILMVSLGLFPRLLAAQELDISALLGKTWYGVYMSGQKSGYAVNDVAKNGDGSVTVSEDARFHITMENVKQDMRIFSERVYAQDGALSQVKTRVETLSGESQFDAVVRGDSLLMRSVVGGEALEVELPRPRESLQDAFKQIELIHKGGEIGSELHYSIFEPMYRKEIDGISKVIAIEERVFDGVPTKVYKIKNTLLDMGIDSISYVAEDGTTLEDEVAGLITTRLEPEEIAKDVNYSNDVIVSNAALIDAPIENARARPFLKLRLTGPLTEAHLFNDERQYLADKDGAYEFSAHLIELDGFVPATLPVHDASVQEWLKPSLFIQSEDPKLIDKAKEIAGDETNALKVSTKLCHWVYENVRTTFSAQLSNTLEVLEHMEGDCTEHSVLFIGLARAAGLPAREVAGLIYVDNGRPGFYFHQWATVWIGKWIDVDPTFNQPLADVTHIKLAEGDLFQQARLIPIIGQIKVQVPENVAPGG encoded by the coding sequence ATGAAACGGTTGATTCTTATGGTATCGCTAGGTCTTTTTCCGCGCTTGCTGGCGGCGCAGGAACTCGATATTTCGGCGCTGCTGGGCAAAACCTGGTACGGGGTGTATATGTCCGGCCAGAAATCGGGTTACGCCGTCAACGATGTGGCGAAGAACGGCGATGGCAGCGTTACGGTTTCGGAAGATGCCCGGTTCCACATCACGATGGAAAACGTTAAGCAGGACATGCGCATTTTCAGCGAGCGCGTGTATGCGCAAGACGGCGCCCTGAGCCAGGTGAAGACCCGTGTCGAGACGTTGAGCGGCGAATCTCAATTCGACGCAGTAGTCAGGGGGGATTCGCTGCTTATGCGCAGCGTCGTGGGCGGTGAGGCCCTCGAAGTCGAACTTCCCCGCCCGAGAGAATCCCTTCAGGACGCCTTCAAACAGATCGAGCTGATCCACAAAGGCGGCGAAATCGGCAGCGAATTGCATTACAGCATCTTCGAACCGATGTACCGCAAGGAAATCGATGGCATAAGCAAGGTGATCGCCATCGAGGAGCGCGTCTTCGACGGCGTCCCCACCAAGGTCTATAAGATCAAGAACACGCTCCTGGACATGGGGATCGACTCGATTTCCTACGTCGCGGAAGACGGCACGACTCTCGAAGACGAGGTGGCCGGACTGATCACCACGCGGCTGGAACCCGAGGAGATCGCGAAAGACGTCAACTACAGCAACGACGTCATCGTATCGAACGCGGCCCTCATTGACGCTCCTATCGAGAATGCGCGCGCGCGCCCGTTTTTGAAACTGCGCCTCACCGGGCCGCTCACGGAAGCCCATCTGTTCAATGACGAGCGGCAATATCTTGCAGACAAGGACGGGGCCTATGAATTCTCTGCGCATTTGATCGAGCTCGATGGTTTTGTGCCCGCGACCCTTCCGGTGCATGACGCGTCGGTCCAGGAATGGCTGAAGCCGTCGCTATTCATTCAAAGCGAGGACCCCAAGCTCATCGATAAAGCCAAGGAGATCGCCGGGGACGAGACCAACGCGCTGAAGGTGTCAACGAAACTGTGCCACTGGGTGTATGAGAACGTGCGCACGACGTTTTCAGCCCAGTTGAGCAACACCCTCGAGGTGCTCGAGCACATGGAGGGCGACTGCACCGAGCACAGCGTACTGTTCATCGGTCTTGCGCGCGCGGCGGGCCTGCCCGCCCGGGAGGTGGCCGGGCTGATCTACGTCGACAACGGCCGGCCGGGGTTTTATTTTCATCAGTGGGCGACCGTTTGGATCGGCAAGTGGATCGATGTGGACCCCACTTTCAACCAGCCTCTTGCCGACGTGACCCATATCAAACTGGCCGAGGGCGACCTGTTTCAGCAGGCAAGACTCATCCCCATCATCGGGCAGATCAAGGTTCAAGTGCCTGAGAACGTCGCCCCCGGGGGCTGA
- a CDS encoding AsmA-like C-terminal region-containing protein, with protein sequence MDAFPPQTGPAPSPPRKRRWKRWILCGFALLFGLGAVLLATGYPQSRLIEYAIFRATGFSAQVEGEDLYPELRIGRLEVFSQTPETAPALSIEDLAVAYRLMSGTGRRIASVTARHVTVRADSELVARAGAIMRSAKPAAGPALTYVPERVSVPAIDAQLVLPSIVADISGVALDCRADSLESLSFELSGDDLSGRVELPLSGFATSLDGGAVRIAGSRDGSSVAIHIDRVLLPNLAEVEAVANAQLDGADVAVTLDVPDFRILGEGEKTVLLPAVEIPLTVGSLVMSDVHVEGTYVAALGRFVPSAARLTGKATAVRAGVDDRAWDMYSVSVAAQGAFPRYDADVTVNDALPMHLSAVFEEEAVTASLDIEKWPREEVLAVLPPQYRVYLDIFPALQHISAQADATVRYPTFDAALSLAPEFDGGGPFTEPLRAQAKGSLGAPRAVSGDLTMRVDQGGISAVFLVDPAAPPRLDARLDGVNLARLAAVTRWTPLPEALARVVSGTVSAAVSGGGIAIEADLEGAPGPWGTELLNPMAASLHAAFRWDPATAAFQGDSLVVKAEDALTVQSNGWRMKLAPLEFEGVLKGKAGLPGLSPMASELGVGAEIRYQAPVSLRNDTLRLSLDAQSDYLQYGDFSFYEAPFHAAGKAAIELKQGTGKLSDVVVTYGDSSSLNVKEAALSLAPFHVGAPYEFASKLRLLMDAGLLESVEGNIAGHGEASWGENLVITSEYTLEAPLLVTGGSSVALGGVTLRGDLRVDQAVSATASVNAAKCVLAGVPLTNVTAPMTMKDGVIRMGSVAGEVFGGAVKGAASVDMTGESPVLQADMRLRNVDLALFSQKMLPLDYGLQGLVQGHIAARLTPDSLEDATVKLISSGDFAMNKALLQNVLLEYLRTMPGGEAMERISTDVLGENQWRAFDSASLDLKWAEDKMAGKANLRSANLNLEVDVNIDEGSMRQLLALQQEARLEDIENIRSEPVQQSNEPTEKNE encoded by the coding sequence ATGGACGCATTCCCGCCGCAAACCGGACCTGCGCCATCACCCCCTCGGAAAAGGCGATGGAAACGGTGGATTCTGTGCGGCTTCGCCCTGCTCTTTGGACTGGGCGCGGTTTTGCTCGCCACGGGATATCCTCAGTCGCGTCTTATCGAGTATGCGATCTTCCGGGCAACGGGGTTTTCGGCGCAGGTCGAAGGCGAGGACCTCTATCCTGAACTGCGCATCGGGCGGCTTGAGGTGTTCTCCCAGACGCCGGAAACGGCGCCGGCCCTGAGCATCGAAGATTTGGCCGTGGCTTACAGGCTGATGTCCGGGACGGGCAGGCGCATCGCGAGCGTCACCGCCCGGCACGTGACCGTGCGTGCCGATTCGGAGCTGGTCGCCCGGGCCGGGGCGATCATGAGGTCGGCAAAGCCGGCCGCGGGGCCGGCGCTTACCTACGTGCCGGAACGTGTTTCGGTTCCGGCCATTGACGCCCAACTCGTTTTGCCGTCAATCGTGGCGGATATCTCGGGCGTCGCCCTGGATTGCCGGGCCGATTCGCTCGAGAGTCTGTCGTTCGAGCTCTCGGGCGACGACCTTAGCGGCCGTGTGGAGCTGCCTTTGAGCGGGTTCGCGACAAGCCTCGACGGAGGGGCCGTACGTATTGCAGGGTCCCGCGATGGCAGCTCGGTTGCTATCCATATCGATCGGGTACTGCTCCCCAACCTCGCCGAGGTCGAGGCGGTCGCGAACGCCCAACTCGATGGGGCCGACGTTGCCGTGACCCTGGACGTGCCGGACTTCCGGATACTGGGCGAAGGCGAGAAGACGGTGTTGTTGCCGGCCGTGGAGATACCCCTGACAGTCGGCTCGCTTGTGATGAGCGATGTGCATGTTGAAGGGACCTACGTGGCGGCGCTGGGGCGGTTTGTGCCCTCGGCGGCCCGGCTTACGGGAAAAGCCACTGCCGTGCGGGCCGGCGTCGATGACCGCGCCTGGGACATGTACTCGGTGTCCGTGGCGGCACAGGGCGCGTTTCCCCGCTACGACGCCGACGTGACGGTTAACGACGCCCTGCCCATGCATCTCAGCGCTGTGTTCGAGGAAGAGGCCGTCACGGCGTCGCTTGATATCGAGAAATGGCCGCGGGAAGAAGTTCTCGCTGTGCTTCCCCCGCAATACCGCGTCTATCTCGACATTTTTCCGGCCCTGCAGCACATTTCCGCGCAAGCGGACGCCACGGTCCGGTATCCCACCTTCGACGCGGCGCTGAGTCTTGCGCCCGAGTTCGACGGCGGCGGGCCGTTCACGGAGCCGCTCCGGGCGCAGGCAAAGGGCAGTCTTGGCGCGCCCCGGGCCGTATCCGGAGACCTCACCATGCGTGTGGACCAAGGGGGCATTTCGGCCGTGTTCTTGGTGGACCCGGCCGCGCCTCCCCGCCTGGACGCGAGGCTCGACGGCGTCAACCTGGCGCGGTTGGCGGCCGTCACGCGTTGGACGCCATTGCCCGAGGCCCTGGCGCGCGTAGTCTCGGGAACCGTGTCGGCCGCCGTGAGCGGCGGCGGTATCGCCATCGAGGCGGACCTTGAAGGCGCGCCCGGACCCTGGGGCACGGAACTCCTGAACCCGATGGCCGCATCGTTGCACGCCGCCTTTCGCTGGGACCCGGCAACAGCCGCGTTCCAAGGCGACAGCCTTGTCGTGAAAGCCGAAGATGCTCTTACGGTCCAAAGCAACGGCTGGCGAATGAAACTCGCGCCGCTCGAGTTCGAGGGTGTCTTGAAAGGAAAGGCCGGTCTGCCTGGGTTGTCGCCCATGGCGTCCGAGCTGGGTGTGGGGGCGGAGATTCGGTACCAGGCGCCCGTATCGCTGCGTAACGATACCCTGCGCCTTTCGCTGGATGCGCAATCCGACTACCTTCAGTACGGGGACTTCTCGTTCTACGAGGCGCCGTTTCACGCGGCGGGCAAGGCGGCCATTGAACTGAAACAGGGCACAGGGAAGCTCAGCGACGTTGTCGTCACCTACGGGGACAGTTCGTCTCTGAACGTGAAAGAGGCGGCCCTTTCGCTCGCCCCGTTCCATGTAGGCGCACCGTATGAATTTGCCTCGAAACTGCGCCTTCTCATGGATGCCGGCCTGCTCGAATCTGTGGAGGGAAACATCGCTGGCCATGGCGAGGCGAGCTGGGGCGAAAACCTCGTTATTACGTCGGAGTACACCCTTGAGGCGCCGCTGCTGGTTACAGGCGGTTCGAGCGTGGCCCTCGGCGGCGTAACGCTCAGAGGCGATCTCCGGGTGGACCAGGCGGTCAGCGCCACCGCGTCTGTCAACGCCGCGAAGTGCGTTCTGGCAGGGGTTCCGCTAACAAACGTCACCGCGCCCATGACCATGAAAGATGGGGTCATCCGCATGGGCTCAGTGGCCGGGGAGGTGTTCGGCGGGGCAGTCAAAGGCGCCGCCTCGGTGGATATGACGGGGGAATCCCCGGTGTTGCAGGCCGATATGCGGCTCCGCAACGTCGACCTTGCGCTGTTCTCACAGAAGATGCTCCCTCTTGACTACGGTCTCCAGGGATTGGTGCAAGGCCATATCGCGGCAAGGCTTACACCCGACAGCCTGGAGGACGCGACCGTCAAGCTGATCTCGTCGGGCGATTTTGCGATGAACAAAGCCCTCTTGCAGAACGTTCTGCTCGAGTATTTGCGCACCATGCCCGGAGGAGAGGCCATGGAACGCATCAGCACGGATGTGTTGGGCGAAAACCAATGGCGGGCCTTCGATAGCGCGTCCCTGGACCTCAAATGGGCGGAAGACAAGATGGCGGGCAAAGCAAACCTTCGCAGCGCCAACCTGAATCTTGAAGTCGACGTGAATATCGACGAGGGCTCGATGCGCCAGCTTCTTGCCCTTCAACAGGAAGCACGTCTGGAGGATATTGAAAACATCCGGTCGGAACCCGTACAACAGAGTAACGAACCAACAGAGAAAAACGAATAG
- a CDS encoding DUF1318 domain-containing protein: MKRILIVLTAAAVIVVVGCALRTEHKIDAHITVDIRHIEQQADEVLNFIEGQPETSSEAQTVKKPDEETSVIGPFLDAINPIRQAYAATMKEDSPRIKEIAVSMKERFPKVEALKKQGLAGENDRGYVELRPNEAFEADAERKNDAQKLVHDENNDRKELYTEIVKLNADQPNLTLTVVERIYAKKRLERSKAGEIFRLPPEGKDFEEFKAVLSKKQVEGKVAPQEWIKVTGAK; encoded by the coding sequence ATGAAACGGATCCTTATCGTGTTGACAGCGGCGGCTGTGATTGTCGTAGTGGGATGCGCCCTCCGGACCGAGCACAAGATCGATGCCCATATCACGGTCGATATTCGTCACATCGAGCAGCAGGCCGACGAAGTCTTGAATTTCATCGAAGGCCAGCCGGAAACGTCGTCCGAAGCGCAGACGGTCAAGAAGCCAGATGAAGAGACCAGCGTCATTGGACCCTTCCTGGATGCGATTAACCCCATTCGGCAGGCGTACGCGGCGACTATGAAAGAGGATTCCCCGCGTATCAAGGAAATCGCCGTGAGTATGAAGGAGCGGTTTCCCAAGGTGGAAGCCCTGAAGAAGCAGGGGCTCGCGGGTGAGAATGACCGTGGTTACGTCGAGCTTCGTCCCAACGAAGCGTTTGAAGCGGACGCCGAGCGCAAGAACGATGCGCAGAAGCTCGTCCACGACGAGAACAACGACCGCAAAGAACTCTACACGGAGATCGTGAAACTCAACGCGGACCAGCCAAACCTCACCCTTACCGTCGTCGAGCGCATCTACGCCAAGAAACGTCTCGAACGCTCAAAGGCCGGCGAAATCTTCCGCCTTCCGCCCGAAGGCAAGGACTTCGAGGAGTTCAAGGCGGTCTTGAGCAAGAAGCAAGTCGAAGGCAAGGTCGCTCCGCAGGAATGGATCAAGGTTACGGGCGCCAAATGA